Proteins from a genomic interval of Amphiura filiformis chromosome 9, Afil_fr2py, whole genome shotgun sequence:
- the LOC140161219 gene encoding cytochrome P450 2J3-like produces the protein MADLQTLMRYMAMVLDIRTVLIGLFVFLTLSWILRSYRKRVINLPPGPIAWPLVGCLPQLLFMILKTRNIYNLFVYLCAKYGPVCNVPLPFGMNVVLVSGYKGVNEVFTSLKFDQRPPLAHVNNPIDLLNGSGVMSTGELWKEHRKFSLTVLRSFGVGKRSFADQIAKESEHLMDEISSVQGKPFDPTHLLSNAVSNIIVSVVCGKRFEYDDPEYRQLLHSFEDLLDNTAFYIFFVTAPRLLAYLTMIPFFPKGAMPSLLSIRRTVHGIVNKHHETFDKENMRDYIDVYLNDMQVKKDQGTHTHFSDVELLAVVYDFFAAGSETTATTLRWALLYMLKYPDVQKRVHEEIDSVVGRDRLPKLSDKPDLPYTVAVIHEIQRFASIAFLPFPRYANEDVPDFQGFTIPKGSYVQPSLYTVSRDIAIWQDPDDFKPERFLNEKGQVIKIPENMVFGAGKRVCLGEQLARMELFIFYTHLMHRYTFKKPVGIESVNIKPKPTLLLTPFLYDICAIDRI, from the exons ATGGCGGACTTGCAAACTCTTATGCGTTACATGGCTATGGTTTTAGATATTCGTACTGTACTCATTGGGTTGTTTGTCTTTCTCACGTTGTCATGGATTTTACGCAGTTATCGGAAACGAGTCATCAATCTCCCTCCAGGTCCAATCGCCTGGCCTCTTGTCGGCTGCCTACCACAACTTCTGTTTATGATTCTAAAGACGAGAAACATTTACAATTTATTTGTGTATCTATGTGCCAAGTATGGGCCTGTATGTAACGTACCATTGCCATTCGGTATGAATGTGGTACTCGTCAGTGGGTACAAAGGTGTCAATGAAGTGTTCACCAGTCTGAAGTTCGATCAACGACCACCTCTTGCACATGTGAATAATCCTATAGACTTGTTGAATGGTTCag GCGTAATGTCAACGGGTGAGTTGTGGAAAGAACATCGGAAATTTTCATTGACGGTTCTTAGGTCATTTGGAGTAGGAAAAAGAAGCTTTGCAGATCAAATTGCTAAAGAGAGTGAACATCTCATGGACGAAATTAGCTCAGTACAAGGCAAGCCTTTTGATCCGACACACCTTCTCAGTAATGCTGTTTCCAATATCATCGTCTCCGTTGTCTGTGGAAAGCGGTTTGAATACGATGACCCTGAATATAGGCAATTGTTGCACTCATTTGAAGACCTGCTAGACAACACTGCCTTTTACATATTTTTTGTAACGGCACCAAGACTTTTAGCCTACTTGACCATGATCCCCTTTTTCCCCAAGGGAGCAATGCCATCTTTACTATCAATTCGTCGGACAGTGCACGGGATTGTGAATAAACATCATGAAACGTTTGATAAGGAAAACATGAGAGATTATATAGATGTCTATTTGAATGATATGCAGGTGAAGAAAGATCAAGGAACGCACACTCACTTCAGCGATGTAGAACTACTTGCGGTGGTTTACGATTTCTTTGCTGCAGGGTCGGAAACAACTGCAACCACCTTACGTTGGGCTTTACTGTACATGCTGAAGTATCCTGATGTACAAAAACGAGTGCATGAAGAAATCGACTCAGTTGTTGGACGGGATCGCTTACCCAAGCTGTCAGACAAACCTGACCTGCCTTATACAGTTGCGGTTATCCACGAGATCCAGCGATTTGCCAGTATTGCATTTCTGCCTTTTCCGCGATATGCTAACGAAGATGTACCCGATTTCCAAGGATTTACTATCCCCAAAGGCTCCTATGTGCAACCTAGTCTTTACACTGTTTCACGAGATATCGCAATCTGGCAGGATCCAGATGACTTCAAACCCGAACGATTCCTAAACGAGAAAGGACAAGTCATAAAGATTCCAGAAAACATGGTTTTCGGTGCAG GTAAGCGTGTATGTCTTGGAGAGCAACTTGCCCGAATGGAACTCTTCATCTTTTACACTCATCTCATGCATCGATACACCTTCAAGAAGCCTGTGGGGATTGAAAGTGTGAATATCAAGCCCAAGCCAACATTATTGTTAACGCCGTTTCTTTACGATATATGCGCTATTGATCGTATCTAA
- the LOC140160166 gene encoding uncharacterized protein — MDELEILGVIIDKKLTWAKHISNTAARAGQKLGALRRVANKLDVKGRATVYKAQVRSVMEYASLCWMSASTTTLKLLDSIQSKALRIIGVDEQQARMDLNIPSLHHRRQVAAASVLYKMHTSLCPPDLKALLPKPYMIRRATRTSLSMPSHALTEPVSRTLSTGRTFVHVAVHVWNGIPDCVVGEITDYGAQSFKSRVHQHLLGLRFSRGFLSLS; from the coding sequence ATGGATGAGCTGGAAATCCTGGGTGTTATTATTGATAAGAAACTCACCTGGGCTAAGCACATTTCCAACACTGCTGCCAGAGCTGGACAGAAGCTTGGAGCACTAAGGAGGGTAGCAAACAAGCTTGATGTTAAAGGGAGAGCCACAGTTTACAAGGCCCAGGTTCGTAGTGTTATGGAGTATGCCTCACTATGCTGGATGAGTGCCTCAACCACCACCCTGAAGCTCCTTGACTCCATACAGAGCAAAGCATTGAGGATTATTGGCGTAGACGAGCAGCAGGCAAGAATGGATCTTAACATCCCCTCTTTACATCACAGACGACAGGTGGCTGCTGCATCTGTGCTCTACaagatgcacaccagcttgtgcccgcCAGACTTGAAAGCATTGCTGCCCAAGCCTTACATGATCAGACGAGCCACTCGCACCAGTCTCTCAATGCCAAGTCATGCACTGACTGAGCCAGTCTCAAGAACCTTGTCAACAGGCAGAACTTTCGTCCATGTTGCAGTACATGTTTGGAATGGAATCCCGGATTGTGTAGTTGGAGAGATCACTGATTATGGGGCTCAATCCTTCAAGAGCCGTGTACATCAACATCTTTTGGGATTAAGATTTAGCAGAGGGTTCTTGTCActctcctaa
- the LOC140160165 gene encoding cytochrome P450 2C11-like, with translation MADWQALQGFVAIVLDSRTVLLGLFTFPLLSWIKSRYRKRLINLPPGPMAWPFIGCSPQLLFITLKTGNILDLFVHLRAKYGPVCNVPLPFGMNVVLVSGYKGVNEVFTSLKFDQRPPFPRMNNPIDLLNGAVLRSFGVGKRSFEDQIQIATESEYLMKEISSVQGKPFDPTHLLSNAVSNIICSVVFEKRFEYDDPEFRQWLHSFDEIVDNPAFNVFIVAAPRLVAYLTMIPFFPKGAMQAVLSIRRKIQEIVNKHRETFDSENMRDYIDVYLNDMQVKKEKGLHTHFSDVELLAVVKDFFGAGTETTSTTLRWALLYMLKYPDVQKRVHEEIDSVVGRDRLPKLSDKTNLPYTVAVIEEIQRFLASYFCLFRDTLVKM, from the exons ATGGCGGACTGGCAAGCATTGCAAGGTTTCGTAGCTATAGTTTTGGACTCCCGTACAGTGCTTCTAGGATTGTTTACGTTTCCTTTGTTGTCATGGATTAAAAGTAGATATCGGAAACGACTCATAAATCTCCCACCAGGTCCCATGGCCTGGCCTTTCATTGGCTGCTCACCACAACTTTTGTTTATTACTTTAAAGACAGGAAACATATTAGATTTATTTGTACATCTACGTGCCAAGTATGGGCCTGTATGTAACGTACCATTGCCATTCGGTATGAATGTGGTACTCGTCAGTGGGTATAAAGGAGTCAATGAAGTGTTCACGAGTCTCAAGTTTGATCAACGACCACCTTTTCCACGTATGAATAATCCTATAGACTTATTGAATGGCGCAG TTCTAAGGTCATTTGGAGTAGGAAAAAGAAGCTTTGAAGATCAAATTCAAATTGCTACAGAGAGTGAATATCTCATGAAAGAAATCAGCTCAGTACAAGGCAAGCCTTTTGATCCAACACACCTGCTCAGTAATGCTGTTTCCAATATCATCTGTTCTGTTGTCTTTGAAAAGCGGTTTGAATACGATGACCCTGAATTCAGGCAATGGTTGCATTCATTTGATGAAATAGTAGACAACCCTGCCTTTAACGTGTTTATTGTAGCAGCACCAAGACTTGTAGCCTACCTGACCATGATCCCTTTTTTCCCCAAGGGAGCTATGCAGGCCGTACTATCAATTCGTCGGAAAATTCAGGAGATCGTGAATAAACATCGCGAAACTTTTGATAGTGAAAACATGAGAGATTATATAGATGTCTATTTGAATGATATGCaggtaaagaaagaaaaaggattGCACACTCACTTCAGCGATGTAGAACTACTTGCGGTGGTCAAAGATTTCTTTGGTGCAGGGACAGAGACAACATCAACCACCTTACGCTGGGCTTTACTATACATGCTGAAGTATCCTGACGTACAGAAGCGAGTGCATGAAGAAATTGACTCAGTTGTTGGACGAGATCGCTTGCCCAAATTGTCTGACAAAACTAACCTACCTTATACAGTGGCTGTTATCGAGGAGATCCAGCGATTTCTGGCATCGTATTTCTGTCTATTCCGCGATACACTAGTGAAGATGTGA